The following are from one region of the Littorina saxatilis isolate snail1 linkage group LG2, US_GU_Lsax_2.0, whole genome shotgun sequence genome:
- the LOC138959920 gene encoding uncharacterized protein has product MLSCDAPSVPENMMGVVTVKVTPALLAPPANFYFDVEKDGMRVCTCSCYDSNCTTDYLADGYALGIDLVSGEVNITFGSARPSNQGQYDVQVFNNMSYTTKCKFTLKAGNDDDDQKGCSDAGWIVAAVFVLICLVLLVVVLHLKKDKIGRVLHNVFGRNNDHQGHAGHY; this is encoded by the exons ATGTTGAGCTGCGACGCTCCTTCGGTCCCGGAGAATATGATGGGTGTGGTGACCGTCAAAGTCACACCAGCTCTCCTTGCCCCGCCGGCCAACTTCTATTTCGATGTTGAAAAGGATGGGATGAGAG tTTGCACATGTTCCTGCTACGACAGTAACTGTACGACAGATTACCTAGCCGACGGTTACGCGCTTGGTATTGATCTTGTGAGCGGAGAAGTGAACATCACTTTTGGTTCTGCTCGACCAAGCAACCAAGGCCAGTATGACGTTcaagttttcaacaatatgtcATACACCACAAAGTGCAAGTTCACGCTTAAGG CCgggaatgatgatgatgatcagaaAGGATGCAGTGATGCGGGCTGGATTGTAGCAGCAGTCTTCGTTCTGATCTGTCTTGTGTTGCTTGTTGTCGTTTTGCACCTCAAAAAGGACAA AATCGGCAGAGTGCTTCACAATGTTTTCGGCAGAAACAACGATCATCAGGGACATGCTGGACATTATTGA